A stretch of Ectothiorhodospiraceae bacterium BW-2 DNA encodes these proteins:
- a CDS encoding ATP-binding protein: MKYGDLIQFDPIESVVQLRDADKSSAAHTLVNTYVISEEMAERLTQLIIPQMQFDQPVDNKGLLVVGNYGTGKSHLMSVVSSLAADASLLDGLNHAGVRDAASQIAGRFKVIRTEIGATTMSLRDILVAELEEHLEKLGVEYVFPEAGTITSHKRAFEDMMAKFGEVFPEHGLLLVVDELLDYLRTRKDQELILDLNFLREVGEVCKDLRFRFMAGVQEAIFDSPRFAFVADSIRRVKDRFEQILIARSDVKFVVAERLLKKTTEQQAKIRDYLMPFAKYYGGLNERMDEFVRLFPVHPDYIDTFERVTVVEKREVLKTLSMGMKGILGKDVPQDEPGLIAFDSYWNTLKQNASFRAIPEIRAVIDCSQVLESRIENAITRKQYKPMALRLIHALSVHRLTTGDIYAPMGASAEELRDRLCLFDPLIAELGSDEPDKDLQTHVETVLREIHKTVSGQFISFNADNRQFYLDLKKTDDFDALIDKRAESLGQAQLDRFYYEALKRVMECQDATYVTGYKIWQHELVWQEHKAARSGYLFFGAPNERSTAVPQRDFYLYFIQPNDPPRFKDDKVNDEVFFRLKGTDEEFQTALKSYAAALDLAATSSGHAKATYESKANGFLKKLVQWLQKHMSDAFEVTYQGRAKSMTEWAKGKSIRDLSGLSPHETINFRDLVNTIAGVCLAPNFENQAPDYPFFSVLITGNNRAQAAQDALRAIAGQNRTKQATAVLDALELLDGEKIDPYKSKYTKFILDAVKAKGHGQVVNRSEIIQDDHGLEYMNPGGSRLEPEWVSVLVAALVYSGDIVLAIPGKKFDATGLQQLAATGMDELVRFKHLEQPKEWNLPALKALFELLGMTPGMAQLVTQGKDEPVQNLQQAVGKIVKRIVMTQQTLREGLSFWGMDLVQSSGFTVPGSANSELKTQNSELEAAKTFFESLQAYTSPGKLKNFRYSAPEVLAHEKAVKALDELDALREFIMDHSPTASWLATAEAVAVTGSGLLVPGYEDWAQQVKDERTRIHNLLSQPVTSNQKLVTISSEVGEKLKKLKRDYINQYIALHARARLGVNDDKRKAGLLNDQRLQTLLKLAGIDLMPRQQLTDYQNRLAGLKSCFALTEQNLDASPICPHCQFRPAAEIGVSGSGLLVAGSQQLDQMDEQLDKIIEQWTKTLLNNLDDPMTQANVNELLHEDDKQIVKAFMDSKELPDPVDGNFVQTLKTILAGLQKVPVKKADLLKIVSDLGPSTPDEIKQAVSDYVDGLTKGKDPSKVRIVLE; the protein is encoded by the coding sequence ATGAAATACGGAGATCTTATCCAATTCGACCCGATTGAGTCGGTCGTTCAGTTGCGTGACGCGGACAAATCGAGCGCCGCGCACACTCTCGTGAACACCTATGTCATTTCCGAGGAAATGGCCGAACGGCTCACCCAGCTTATCATTCCTCAGATGCAGTTCGACCAGCCGGTCGACAACAAGGGACTGCTGGTCGTCGGTAACTACGGCACCGGTAAGTCGCACTTGATGTCGGTGGTCTCCAGTCTTGCCGCAGACGCCTCCCTGCTGGATGGGCTGAACCACGCCGGTGTCCGCGATGCAGCCTCTCAGATCGCAGGTCGGTTCAAGGTTATCCGTACCGAGATCGGAGCCACCACCATGTCCCTGCGTGACATCCTGGTGGCCGAACTGGAAGAGCATCTCGAAAAACTCGGCGTGGAGTATGTGTTTCCCGAGGCGGGCACCATCACCAGCCACAAGCGGGCCTTCGAAGACATGATGGCCAAGTTCGGCGAGGTCTTCCCCGAACACGGCCTGCTGCTGGTGGTCGACGAGCTGCTCGACTACCTGCGCACCCGCAAGGACCAGGAGCTGATCCTCGACCTCAACTTCCTCCGCGAGGTCGGCGAGGTCTGCAAGGATCTGCGGTTCCGTTTCATGGCCGGTGTCCAGGAAGCCATTTTCGACAGCCCGCGCTTCGCCTTTGTTGCTGACAGCATCCGCCGGGTGAAGGACCGCTTCGAGCAGATCCTGATTGCCCGCAGCGATGTGAAATTCGTCGTGGCCGAGCGTCTGCTCAAGAAGACCACCGAGCAACAGGCCAAGATCCGCGACTACCTGATGCCCTTTGCCAAATATTACGGCGGGCTCAACGAGCGCATGGATGAATTCGTCCGGCTCTTCCCGGTGCATCCCGATTACATCGACACCTTCGAGCGTGTCACCGTGGTGGAAAAGCGCGAGGTGCTCAAGACTCTGTCCATGGGCATGAAAGGCATCCTCGGTAAGGATGTGCCGCAGGACGAGCCCGGCCTGATCGCTTTCGACAGCTACTGGAACACGCTCAAGCAGAACGCCTCGTTCCGCGCCATTCCCGAGATCCGTGCGGTTATCGATTGCAGCCAGGTGCTTGAATCCCGCATCGAGAACGCCATCACTCGCAAGCAATACAAGCCGATGGCGCTGCGCCTGATCCATGCGTTGTCTGTCCACCGCCTTACCACCGGCGACATCTATGCCCCCATGGGCGCGTCCGCCGAGGAACTGCGCGACCGTCTCTGCCTGTTCGATCCGCTGATCGCGGAGCTGGGCAGCGACGAACCCGACAAAGACCTCCAGACCCATGTGGAAACGGTCCTGCGCGAGATCCATAAAACGGTCAGCGGCCAGTTCATCTCCTTCAATGCCGACAATCGCCAGTTCTATCTCGACCTGAAGAAGACCGACGACTTCGACGCCCTGATCGACAAGCGGGCCGAAAGCCTGGGGCAGGCTCAGCTCGACCGTTTCTACTACGAGGCACTCAAACGGGTCATGGAATGCCAGGACGCCACCTATGTGACCGGCTACAAGATTTGGCAGCACGAACTGGTCTGGCAGGAGCACAAGGCAGCCCGCTCCGGCTACCTCTTTTTCGGGGCACCGAACGAGCGTTCCACCGCCGTGCCGCAGCGGGACTTTTACCTCTACTTCATCCAGCCCAACGATCCGCCGCGCTTCAAGGACGACAAGGTCAACGACGAGGTCTTCTTCCGCCTGAAAGGCACCGACGAGGAATTCCAGACTGCGCTGAAGAGCTATGCGGCCGCCCTGGACCTTGCAGCCACCTCATCGGGCCATGCCAAGGCCACCTATGAATCGAAGGCCAACGGTTTCCTGAAGAAGCTGGTCCAGTGGCTACAGAAGCACATGAGCGATGCCTTCGAGGTCACTTACCAGGGCCGCGCCAAGTCCATGACCGAATGGGCCAAGGGCAAATCGATCCGCGATCTGTCCGGTCTGTCGCCCCACGAGACTATCAATTTCCGTGACTTGGTGAACACCATTGCCGGTGTCTGCCTGGCACCGAACTTCGAGAATCAGGCTCCGGACTATCCGTTCTTCTCGGTCCTGATCACCGGCAACAATCGCGCCCAGGCCGCGCAGGACGCCTTGCGGGCCATCGCTGGACAGAATCGCACCAAGCAGGCCACCGCCGTGCTGGATGCCCTGGAGCTGCTCGACGGCGAGAAGATCGACCCTTACAAGTCGAAGTACACCAAGTTCATCCTCGATGCCGTCAAAGCCAAGGGGCACGGCCAGGTGGTCAACCGCAGCGAGATCATCCAGGACGACCACGGGCTGGAATACATGAACCCGGGCGGTTCCCGTCTGGAGCCTGAATGGGTGAGTGTCCTGGTGGCGGCGCTGGTCTACTCCGGAGACATTGTGCTCGCCATCCCGGGCAAGAAATTCGACGCTACCGGGCTGCAGCAACTTGCCGCGACCGGCATGGACGAGCTGGTCCGCTTCAAGCACCTGGAACAGCCCAAGGAATGGAACCTGCCCGCGCTCAAGGCCCTGTTCGAACTGCTCGGCATGACGCCGGGCATGGCCCAGCTCGTCACCCAGGGCAAGGACGAGCCTGTGCAGAACCTGCAACAGGCGGTGGGCAAGATCGTCAAGCGCATCGTCATGACCCAGCAGACCCTGCGCGAAGGACTTTCATTCTGGGGAATGGATTTGGTTCAGAGTTCTGGGTTCACGGTTCCAGGTTCAGCTAACTCAGAACTCAAAACTCAGAACTCTGAACTAGAAGCCGCAAAGACTTTTTTTGAAAGTCTTCAGGCTTATACTTCGCCGGGCAAGCTGAAAAACTTCCGCTATAGCGCTCCCGAAGTGCTGGCCCACGAAAAGGCCGTGAAGGCGCTGGATGAACTGGACGCCCTGCGCGAGTTCATCATGGATCACAGCCCGACGGCGTCCTGGCTAGCGACGGCTGAAGCCGTCGCGGTTACTGGTTCAGGGTTACTTGTTCCAGGTTATGAAGACTGGGCACAACAAGTGAAGGATGAGCGAACCCGAATCCACAACCTGCTTTCCCAACCAGTAACCAGTAACCAGAAACTGGTAACCATCAGCTCCGAAGTCGGCGAAAAGCTCAAAAAGCTCAAGCGCGACTACATCAACCAATATATTGCGCTCCACGCGCGCGCCCGGCTGGGCGTGAACGACGACAAGCGCAAGGCTGGCCTGCTCAATGACCAGCGCCTGCAAACCCTGCTCAAGCTGGCTGGCATCGACCTGATGCCCCGGCAGCAGCTCACCGATTACCAGAACCGTCTGGCCGGGCTGAAGAGCTGCTTCGCGTTGACCGAGCAAAATCTCGACGCCTCGCCCATCTGCCCGCATTGCCAATTTCGGCCTGCGGCTGAAATTGGGGTTTCTGGTTCTGGGTTACTGGTTGCTGGTTCGCAGCAGCTTGATCAGATGGATGAGCAATTGGACAAGATCATCGAGCAGTGGACCAAGACTCTGTTGAATAACCTCGATGATCCGATGACCCAGGCGAATGTAAACGAGCTGCTGCACGAGGACGACAAGCAGATCGTTAAGGCATTCATGGATTCAAAGGAATTGCCAGACCCGGTGGATGGCAATTTTGTCCAGACCTTGAAAACCATCCTTGCCGGTTTACAGAAAGTTCCGGTCAAGAAGGCTGATTTACTGAAGATAGTCTCCGACCTTGGCCCATCCACGCCGGATGAGATCAAGCAAGCGGTCAGCGACTACGTGGACGGTCTGACCAAAGGCAAGGACCCGAGCAAAGTCCGCATCGTGTTGGAGTAA
- a CDS encoding four helix bundle protein produces the protein MSAFQRFEDIEAWQKARELTKAIYALSNDGQFARDFGLRDQIRRASVSIMSNIAEGFGRGGNKEFIQFLSTAKGSASEVQAQLYVALDATHINQEQFQSIYALAQSTGNMIGGLIRYLAKSENKGIKYETR, from the coding sequence ATGAGTGCATTTCAGCGATTCGAGGACATTGAAGCCTGGCAAAAGGCCCGCGAACTGACCAAGGCGATTTACGCTCTGTCAAACGACGGCCAGTTTGCCCGAGACTTCGGCCTACGCGATCAGATTCGCCGGGCCTCGGTTTCGATCATGTCAAACATCGCTGAAGGCTTCGGCAGGGGCGGCAACAAGGAATTCATCCAGTTCCTTTCAACCGCCAAAGGCTCAGCATCCGAAGTGCAAGCCCAGCTCTACGTCGCCCTCGATGCTACTCACATCAACCAAGAACAATTTCAAAGCATCTATGCCCTGGCTCAGTCCACAGGAAACATGATCGGCGGCCTGATCCGCTATCTGGCCAAGTCCGAAAACAAAGGAATCAAGTATGAAACAAGATGA
- a CDS encoding DNA methylase: MKQDEMPGLDFEPVTSNKEPVTCLGMTFENDEARRAHFTEELRKKLQDPEFRKIEGFPIGSDEDILNLSDPPYYTACPNPWIADFIAEWEAQKPEQPEGYHYHREPFASDVSEGKNDPIYNAHSYHTKVPHKAIMRYILHYTQPGDIVFDGFCGTGMTGVAAQMCGDREVVMSLGYQVKPDGTILQEETDEDGKKVWRPFSKLGIRRAILNDLSPAATFISYNYNTPVNPTSFEREAYRILKEVEKACGWMYETKHSDGRTGTINYTVWSDVFVCNECAGEVVFWDEAVDEENGKVHDSFPCPHCNAELTKRRLERAWANKFDVAIGETIKQAKQVPVKINYSVAGVSGRFEKKPDESDLALIAKIEGEDIPYWHPSSRMIEGRETRRNDPIGITHVHHFYTKRNLRVLATLRHILSTSDMESQLLCLVGDQLPRASKMHKIAVSRLNTNLSKTAGVLAGTLYIPSNQIEYCLIAMIGYRIKDVSSYLSKRDRKTRQIVFTSSSEKMLMPDNSLDYFFFDPPFGANINYSELNSLWEVWLKVLTNNKPEAVENSSQGKSLDEYRQLMAGCFEEAYRLLKPGRWFTVEFSNTNASVWNSIQTALTEVGFIVANVSALDKKQGSFKAVTTPTAVKQDLVISAYKPNGGFEERFQKEAQTEEGVWDFVRTHLKYLPVTKQQGALLQFVPERDPRILFDQMVAYYVRKGYPVPISSQEFQIGLSQRFIERDGMFFLPDQVAEYDRKKMTSGAPQQLSMFVSDEASAIQWLRQLIKEKPQTFSDINPQFMQQLGGWSKNEAQLDLRELLNQNFLCYDGKGKIPSQIVSWMRRSSELRPLIEAEFKAQGIELAENLELETSNQELRTRAQARWYVPDPNKAGDLEKLREKALLKEFEEYKEVKKKLKVFRLEAVRAGFKKAWQERDYAVIVAVADKIPNNVLEEDPKLLMWYDQAITRMGGE, from the coding sequence ATGAAACAAGATGAAATGCCCGGACTGGATTTTGAACCAGTAACCAGCAACAAGGAACCAGTAACCTGCTTAGGCATGACCTTCGAGAACGACGAGGCCCGCCGCGCTCACTTTACCGAGGAGCTGCGCAAGAAGCTGCAGGACCCGGAGTTCCGCAAGATCGAAGGCTTTCCCATCGGCAGCGACGAGGACATCCTGAACCTAAGCGATCCGCCGTACTACACCGCCTGTCCGAACCCGTGGATTGCGGATTTCATCGCCGAGTGGGAGGCGCAGAAGCCGGAACAGCCCGAAGGCTACCACTACCACCGTGAACCCTTTGCCTCTGATGTAAGCGAGGGCAAGAACGACCCGATTTACAACGCGCACTCCTACCATACCAAGGTGCCGCACAAGGCCATCATGCGCTACATCCTCCATTACACGCAGCCGGGGGATATCGTGTTTGACGGCTTTTGCGGAACTGGCATGACGGGGGTGGCTGCGCAGATGTGTGGCGACCGCGAAGTGGTCATGTCTCTTGGGTACCAGGTGAAGCCGGACGGGACCATTTTGCAGGAAGAGACTGATGAAGATGGTAAAAAGGTTTGGCGGCCGTTTTCAAAGCTGGGTATCCGCAGAGCGATTCTCAATGATCTCTCACCGGCAGCGACATTTATCTCATACAACTACAACACGCCTGTAAATCCCACTTCTTTCGAACGAGAAGCCTATCGAATATTAAAAGAGGTCGAAAAAGCATGCGGATGGATGTATGAGACAAAGCATTCGGATGGACGAACTGGAACGATAAACTACACCGTTTGGTCCGATGTTTTTGTCTGTAATGAATGTGCTGGTGAAGTCGTTTTTTGGGACGAAGCCGTCGATGAGGAAAATGGCAAGGTTCATGACAGCTTTCCCTGTCCCCATTGTAATGCAGAGTTGACTAAGAGACGTCTCGAGCGTGCCTGGGCAAACAAGTTCGACGTTGCCATTGGAGAAACGATCAAGCAGGCCAAGCAGGTTCCTGTGAAGATCAATTACTCTGTCGCAGGTGTATCAGGTCGTTTTGAAAAAAAACCAGACGAGAGCGATCTTGCTCTAATAGCTAAAATTGAGGGTGAGGATATACCGTACTGGCATCCATCCTCGCGTATGATCGAGGGCCGCGAAACGCGACGAAATGACCCTATCGGCATTACGCATGTTCATCATTTCTACACAAAACGCAATTTGCGTGTACTCGCAACGCTCCGCCATATACTTTCCACATCGGATATGGAAAGTCAGTTGCTTTGCCTCGTGGGCGACCAACTCCCGCGAGCAAGCAAAATGCACAAAATAGCAGTCAGCCGCTTAAATACTAATCTATCCAAAACGGCTGGCGTCCTTGCCGGTACTCTTTATATACCTTCAAACCAGATTGAGTACTGCCTGATCGCAATGATCGGGTACAGGATCAAAGATGTTTCCTCATACTTGAGTAAAAGAGACAGAAAAACCAGGCAGATTGTTTTTACGTCCTCCTCAGAGAAGATGCTCATGCCAGACAATTCGCTGGATTATTTCTTCTTTGATCCCCCGTTTGGGGCGAACATCAATTATTCCGAGCTGAATTCACTCTGGGAGGTTTGGCTAAAGGTATTAACAAACAACAAGCCAGAGGCTGTTGAAAATAGCTCACAAGGAAAGAGTTTGGATGAGTACCGCCAGTTGATGGCAGGTTGTTTCGAGGAAGCATATCGCCTGTTGAAACCGGGACGGTGGTTTACCGTCGAATTCTCTAATACCAATGCATCAGTATGGAACAGCATCCAAACTGCTCTTACTGAGGTTGGTTTCATCGTAGCTAATGTGTCGGCACTCGACAAGAAGCAGGGCAGCTTCAAGGCCGTAACCACACCTACAGCCGTCAAACAGGACCTCGTTATCTCAGCCTACAAACCCAATGGCGGCTTTGAAGAACGTTTTCAGAAAGAGGCGCAAACCGAAGAAGGCGTGTGGGATTTTGTACGCACACACTTGAAGTATTTGCCGGTCACCAAGCAACAGGGAGCCTTGCTGCAGTTCGTCCCGGAACGTGATCCGCGCATCCTGTTCGACCAGATGGTGGCCTACTACGTTCGCAAGGGCTACCCCGTGCCGATCTCCAGCCAGGAGTTCCAGATCGGGCTTTCGCAGCGTTTCATCGAGCGCGACGGAATGTTTTTCCTGCCGGATCAGGTGGCCGAATACGACCGCAAGAAGATGACCTCCGGTGCCCCACAGCAGCTATCGATGTTCGTCTCCGACGAGGCCTCCGCCATCCAATGGCTCCGTCAGCTTATCAAGGAAAAGCCGCAGACCTTCTCCGACATCAACCCGCAGTTCATGCAGCAACTCGGTGGCTGGAGCAAGAACGAGGCCCAACTCGACCTGCGCGAACTGCTGAACCAGAACTTCCTTTGCTACGACGGCAAAGGCAAAATTCCATCCCAAATCGTTTCGTGGATGCGCCGCAGCTCAGAACTCCGGCCTCTTATCGAAGCCGAATTCAAAGCGCAAGGCATTGAACTTGCCGAAAACCTTGAACTAGAAACCAGTAACCAGGAACTCAGAACCCGCGCGCAAGCGCGCTGGTACGTGCCCGATCCCAACAAGGCAGGCGACCTGGAGAAACTGCGCGAGAAGGCACTGCTCAAGGAGTTCGAGGAATACAAAGAGGTCAAAAAGAAACTCAAGGTCTTCCGCCTGGAAGCTGTCCGCGCCGGTTTCAAGAAAGCCTGGCAGGAGCGTGACTACGCCGTCATCGTCGCCGTGGCCGACAAGATCCCCAACAACGTCCTTGAAGAAGATCCCAAGCTGCTCATGTGGTACGACCAGGCGATAACACGGATGGGAGGGGAATGA
- a CDS encoding histidinol phosphatase, whose product MTDKWNFPGSKWWKFDFHTHTPISDDYGRGDESFKSVELEEWLQKAMESGLDCVVVTDHNSGKWIDVLKAKNKELRDRDTKPDWYRELAIFPGVEITVANSSSRVHLLAVFDPSCDSQKVTGVLGACGITSGYGDPNISTSTGFVDTVKHIIEAGGVALPAHIDGKQGLLEGIVSLSPELEKSLKAVSAAEFCDLHKFDNGEPTLKKAVDRLAKVAGSDAHKPDDIGRHFSWLKMSRPSIEGLRLALLDHEFCVKNQSENPNHLPDIFLSKLIIKAMRHCGRISGQPFVTQLHPHFNSVIGGRGTGKSTILESIRIVSRRDQNLATEAPRVKDELDKFMKLSQNKGVMLNDTEILMEIHRRGKNYQLRWRFDGQGAVLEEEANSAWQEIEAGDLRERFPISIFSQKQINELASNPRGLLEVVDRSPEVDRAEWKSRWESVKSQFLQLRERRRELLRQLAGEQQIRAKLGDVENDLKQYEEKGHGEVLKQYQKRSQQKNGLPDDQVFDDLSSGIRELASNAGLSDFPAHLFDEQDETTTEIKTIHEQTAQELKKVGETLSKLADSVDALKAQRVKDISSSKWHQAVQASIAAYEGLVKEYEEKKSQLSISLYGEWVQQRNQLQQQLKKLDSVRKETESAEKQIEESLAKLQELRVELLEKRRSFLNKVIGASAFVRMELVQYGDVSTLEDEYRSLLNLEDGKFISSVCDRENKQGLLWAFNKWEEAKTPEFDLPQLISQIKARTLDIARGQVSGNHGAFDNRLKKLLETQPAIFDQLDAWWPEDMLRVKYSKDPSSGKFDDLEKGSAGQKAAAILAFLLSHGNEPLIIDQPEDDLDNALIYDLIVKQIHENKNRRQLIIVTHNANIVVNGDSELVHVLKYDGGQVQIDQQGGLEESSIRESICTIMEGGRQAFVKRYNRIALEV is encoded by the coding sequence ATGACAGACAAGTGGAATTTCCCGGGAAGCAAATGGTGGAAGTTTGATTTCCACACACATACTCCTATCTCTGATGATTATGGCCGTGGTGATGAATCCTTCAAGAGCGTCGAGTTGGAAGAATGGCTCCAAAAAGCCATGGAATCCGGCCTCGATTGTGTGGTGGTAACCGACCACAACTCGGGGAAATGGATTGATGTATTGAAGGCCAAGAACAAAGAGCTTCGAGACCGTGACACAAAGCCCGACTGGTACAGAGAGCTGGCCATATTCCCGGGGGTTGAGATCACGGTTGCCAACAGCAGCAGCCGGGTTCATCTGCTCGCGGTTTTTGACCCGAGTTGCGACAGTCAAAAGGTGACCGGCGTTCTGGGGGCATGCGGAATCACATCTGGCTACGGTGATCCGAATATATCCACATCAACCGGCTTTGTGGATACCGTGAAACACATCATCGAAGCAGGCGGAGTTGCTCTACCGGCCCATATCGATGGTAAACAGGGATTGCTTGAAGGTATTGTCTCGTTATCGCCTGAACTCGAAAAAAGCCTGAAAGCTGTTTCGGCCGCAGAGTTTTGCGATCTTCACAAATTCGACAACGGGGAACCAACCTTAAAGAAGGCGGTTGACCGTCTTGCAAAAGTGGCTGGTTCCGATGCCCATAAACCAGACGACATCGGAAGGCATTTCAGTTGGCTCAAGATGAGCCGTCCTTCTATTGAGGGTCTGCGACTGGCATTACTCGATCATGAGTTCTGTGTAAAAAACCAATCTGAAAATCCTAATCACCTGCCTGATATCTTCCTGTCGAAGCTGATTATCAAGGCCATGCGCCACTGCGGCCGCATCAGTGGTCAACCATTCGTCACCCAGTTGCACCCGCATTTCAATTCAGTCATCGGCGGACGAGGAACCGGAAAATCCACCATCCTCGAGTCGATCCGTATCGTTTCTCGTCGTGATCAGAATCTGGCGACCGAAGCCCCCAGGGTAAAAGATGAGCTGGATAAGTTCATGAAGCTGTCGCAGAACAAAGGCGTCATGCTGAATGACACGGAAATCCTGATGGAGATTCACCGGCGTGGCAAGAATTATCAACTGCGCTGGAGATTTGACGGCCAGGGCGCGGTGTTGGAGGAAGAAGCCAACAGTGCTTGGCAAGAAATCGAAGCCGGTGATCTTAGAGAGCGGTTTCCGATTAGCATTTTCAGCCAAAAACAGATCAACGAACTCGCATCGAATCCGCGAGGGCTCTTGGAAGTCGTTGACCGTTCTCCAGAGGTGGATCGGGCGGAATGGAAATCTCGCTGGGAAAGCGTCAAGAGTCAGTTCCTTCAATTGAGGGAACGAAGAAGAGAGCTATTACGGCAACTGGCTGGCGAACAGCAAATTCGTGCAAAGCTGGGGGACGTTGAGAACGACCTAAAGCAATATGAAGAAAAAGGTCATGGGGAGGTACTGAAACAGTATCAGAAGCGCAGCCAACAAAAGAACGGCCTTCCCGACGACCAGGTTTTTGATGACCTTTCGTCTGGCATAAGAGAGCTGGCATCCAACGCCGGGCTGTCCGACTTTCCTGCACATTTATTCGACGAGCAGGATGAAACCACTACCGAGATCAAGACGATTCACGAACAAACAGCTCAAGAGCTAAAAAAGGTCGGTGAAACGCTTAGCAAGCTCGCCGATAGCGTTGATGCACTAAAGGCCCAAAGGGTAAAAGACATTTCCTCAAGCAAATGGCACCAGGCGGTACAGGCAAGCATCGCCGCGTATGAAGGGCTGGTCAAAGAGTATGAGGAAAAGAAGAGCCAATTGAGTATTTCCCTTTACGGGGAATGGGTACAACAGCGTAATCAACTGCAGCAGCAATTGAAAAAGCTGGATTCCGTCCGCAAGGAAACTGAGTCGGCGGAAAAGCAGATTGAGGAATCCCTCGCCAAGCTTCAGGAATTACGCGTCGAGTTGCTCGAAAAAAGGAGAAGTTTTCTTAACAAAGTCATAGGGGCCAGCGCTTTTGTGCGCATGGAGTTGGTTCAGTATGGTGATGTGAGTACATTGGAAGACGAATACCGCTCCTTGCTCAATCTTGAAGATGGAAAGTTTATAAGTTCGGTATGTGATCGAGAAAACAAACAGGGCCTTCTCTGGGCCTTCAATAAATGGGAAGAAGCTAAAACACCTGAATTTGATTTGCCGCAGCTCATCTCGCAGATCAAAGCCAGAACACTTGATATCGCCAGAGGGCAAGTTTCCGGTAATCATGGTGCGTTTGATAATCGCTTGAAGAAGTTACTGGAAACACAACCGGCTATTTTCGATCAGCTCGATGCATGGTGGCCCGAAGATATGCTGCGGGTCAAGTATTCCAAAGACCCGTCTTCTGGCAAATTTGATGACCTAGAAAAAGGGTCTGCCGGGCAGAAAGCAGCAGCGATTCTTGCCTTCTTACTGAGCCATGGCAACGAGCCACTGATTATCGACCAACCAGAAGATGATTTGGATAATGCGCTGATCTATGACCTTATCGTCAAACAGATCCATGAGAACAAGAATAGACGTCAGCTTATCATCGTGACTCACAATGCCAACATCGTCGTAAACGGAGACTCCGAACTAGTCCACGTCCTGAAATATGACGGGGGTCAGGTACAAATCGACCAACAAGGCGGTCTTGAAGAATCAAGCATCCGGGAGTCGATCTGCACCATTATGGAAGGTGGCCGTCAGGCGTTTGTGAAGCGTTACAATCGCATAGCGTTGGAGGTTTAG
- a CDS encoding transcriptional regulator: MFETTDELLKQIRLGEDSSLELKDLRYKGNQVNDPHRNSMADELAAMANTANGVFVLGVDDKSRTVVGIPEDKLDVVETWVRGICNDLITPQLFCRIRKIPVVTEDGVERVIVRVDVPKSLYVHQSPSGYYHRIGSSKRQMTPDVLARLFQQRSQARIIRFDEQSVTTAPRDCLEKALWGKFKTPLSPDSDDEFLIKLKLLTQDDDGKICPSVSGILMACRQPQEFLTNAFIQAVVYRGTERNAAYQLDARDIVGPLDVQIIEAYKFVEKNMKVYAVKEPARRDIPQFAMQAVFEALVNAVAHRDYSIQGSKVRLHMFSDRLEIFSPGAIPNTMTIESLPLRQAARNELLTSLLARCPMPFADFPGDRRFLMDKRGEGVPIILSESEKISGRLPEYRLIDDTELLLTIFATQPPQGEV; this comes from the coding sequence ATGTTTGAAACCACAGACGAGCTGTTAAAGCAAATCCGGTTAGGCGAGGATTCTTCTCTTGAGTTGAAGGACCTGAGATACAAGGGGAATCAAGTTAATGACCCGCACCGCAACAGCATGGCCGATGAGCTGGCTGCGATGGCGAATACAGCAAATGGAGTTTTTGTATTAGGGGTTGATGATAAGTCGAGAACGGTTGTCGGCATCCCTGAGGACAAACTGGACGTGGTTGAGACTTGGGTGCGCGGCATATGCAACGACCTCATCACTCCTCAGCTTTTTTGCCGGATTCGAAAGATCCCAGTCGTTACCGAAGACGGTGTGGAACGGGTTATTGTCAGAGTCGACGTCCCCAAGAGTCTTTATGTCCATCAAAGCCCCAGCGGTTATTACCATAGGATCGGCAGTTCAAAACGACAGATGACACCCGATGTTTTAGCCAGACTTTTTCAACAACGAAGTCAGGCCAGGATCATCCGTTTTGATGAGCAGTCGGTCACTACTGCGCCCCGGGATTGTCTCGAAAAAGCTTTATGGGGAAAATTTAAAACGCCACTGTCTCCAGATAGTGATGATGAGTTTTTGATTAAACTCAAACTGCTAACACAGGACGATGATGGCAAGATATGTCCCAGCGTCAGCGGGATATTGATGGCTTGCAGACAACCCCAGGAATTTCTCACCAATGCATTCATTCAGGCTGTTGTATATCGGGGAACCGAGCGGAATGCAGCCTACCAGCTAGACGCGAGAGATATTGTTGGGCCTTTGGATGTTCAAATCATAGAGGCCTACAAGTTCGTTGAAAAAAACATGAAGGTTTACGCGGTCAAGGAACCCGCAAGACGAGACATTCCACAGTTCGCAATGCAAGCGGTATTTGAAGCATTGGTAAATGCTGTCGCCCATAGGGACTATTCAATTCAAGGCTCTAAGGTTCGATTACATATGTTCTCGGATCGCCTCGAAATTTTTTCTCCCGGCGCGATTCCTAATACGATGACTATTGAGAGCCTTCCTCTTCGTCAGGCAGCTCGTAACGAACTGCTCACCAGTTTGCTCGCTCGCTGTCCTATGCCGTTTGCAGACTTCCCTGGTGACCGCAGGTTTCTTATGGACAAGCGGGGCGAAGGAGTGCCCATCATCCTCTCCGAAAGCGAAAAGATATCAGGACGGCTTCCGGAATATCGCTTGATTGATGACACCGAACTTTTATTGACCATATTTGCGACACAGCCGCCTCAGGGAGAAGTCTAA